One genomic segment of Panicum virgatum strain AP13 chromosome 2N, P.virgatum_v5, whole genome shotgun sequence includes these proteins:
- the LOC120659879 gene encoding PTI1-like tyrosine-protein kinase 1 isoform X1: MRQWLCCNCQVDDEEDGRGKEQSKVQSNKIDPKQKSSKPPVSQPEPEISPPTIDVPDLSLDDLKEKTDNFGSSALIGEGSYGRVYHATLDDGRQAAVKKLDASENEPNDEFLKQVSLASKLKHENLVEMLGYCVEGNYRILAYGFATMGSLHDVLHGRKGVQGAQPGPVLDWMQRVKIAIEAAKGIEYLHEKVQPSIIHRDIRSSNVLLFEDFKAKIADFNLLNQAPDMAARLHSTRVLGTFGYHAPEYAMTGQLTQKSDVYSFGVVLLELLTGRKPVDHTMPRGQQSLVTWATPRLSEDKVKQCVDPRLKGEYPPKGVAKLAAVAALCVQYEAEFRPNMSIVVKALSPLLQQRPAPAPSEPATEPAS; this comes from the exons ATGAGGCAGTGGTTATGTTGTAACTGCCAAGTTGATGACGAGGAAGATGGCCGTGGCAAGGAGCAATCCAAAGTTCAGAGCAATAAGATAGACC CGAAGCAGAAGTCTTCAAAGCCTCCTGTTAGTCAACCTGAGCCAGAGATTTCCCCTCCTACAATTGATGTCCCTGACTTATCATTGGATGACTTGAAAGAAAAGACTGATAATTTTGGATCCAGTGCTCTGATTGGTGAAGGATCTTATGGACGAGTATATCATGCCACTTTGGATGATGGGAGGCAAGCAGCTGTTAAAAAACTTGATGCATCTGAAAATGAACCTAATGATGAGTTCTTGAAACAG GTCTCACTGGCATCAAAGCTAAAACATGAAAATCTTGTTGAGATGTTGGGTTACTGTGTGGAGGGAAATTACCGTATACTAGCATATGGATTTGCAACCATGGGTTCTCTTCATGATGTTTTGCATG GAAGAAAAGGCGTCCAGGGTGCACAGCCTGGGCCTGTGCTTGACTGGATGCAAAGGGTCAAAATTGCTATTGAGGCTGCAAAAGGTATAGAATATCTGCACGAAAAGGTTCAGCCCTCAATCATCCATCGGGACATCAGATCAAGCAATGTACTGCTGTTTGAGGATTTCAAGGCAAAAATTGCGGACTTCAATCTTTTGAACCAAGCACCAGATATGGCAGCTCGCCTCCATTCAACTCGTGTATTGGGAACTTTTGGATATCATGCACCAGA ATATGCTATGACTGGCCAGCTGACACAGAAAAGTGATGTCTACAGCTTTGGTGTAGTCCTTTTAGAACTTTTGACTGGTAGGAAACCAGTAGATCACACAATGCCTCGGGGACAACAAAGTTTAGTCACTTGG GCTACTCCAAGATTAAGTGAAGACAAGGTCAAGCAATGTGTAGATCCCAGGTTGAAGGGAGAATACCCTCCAAAGGGAGTTGCTAAG CTCGCTGCAGTGGCAGCTCTATGTGTGCAATACGAAGCAGAGTTCAGGCCCAACATGAGCATTGTTGTGAAGGCGCTTTCTCCTCTCCTCCAACAAAGACCCGCACCTGCCCCATCAGAGCCAGCCACGGAACCTGCAAGCTGA
- the LOC120659879 gene encoding PTI1-like tyrosine-protein kinase 3 isoform X2 gives MRQWLCCNCQVDDEEDGRGKEQSKVQSNKIDPKQKSSKPPVSQPEPEISPPTIDVPDLSLDDLKEKTDNFGSSALIGEGSYGRVYHATLDDGRQAAVKKLDASENEPNDEFLKQVSLASKLKHENLVEMLGYCVEGNYRILAYGFATMGSLHDVLHGRKGVQGAQPGPVLDWMQRVKIAIEAAKGIEYLHEKVQPSIIHRDIRSSNVLLFEDFKAKIADFNLLNQAPDMAARLHSTRVLGTFGYHAPEYAMTGQLTQKSDVYSFGVVLLELLTGRKPVDHTMPRGQQSLVTWVLYVSTGVIEAENVEKIGE, from the exons ATGAGGCAGTGGTTATGTTGTAACTGCCAAGTTGATGACGAGGAAGATGGCCGTGGCAAGGAGCAATCCAAAGTTCAGAGCAATAAGATAGACC CGAAGCAGAAGTCTTCAAAGCCTCCTGTTAGTCAACCTGAGCCAGAGATTTCCCCTCCTACAATTGATGTCCCTGACTTATCATTGGATGACTTGAAAGAAAAGACTGATAATTTTGGATCCAGTGCTCTGATTGGTGAAGGATCTTATGGACGAGTATATCATGCCACTTTGGATGATGGGAGGCAAGCAGCTGTTAAAAAACTTGATGCATCTGAAAATGAACCTAATGATGAGTTCTTGAAACAG GTCTCACTGGCATCAAAGCTAAAACATGAAAATCTTGTTGAGATGTTGGGTTACTGTGTGGAGGGAAATTACCGTATACTAGCATATGGATTTGCAACCATGGGTTCTCTTCATGATGTTTTGCATG GAAGAAAAGGCGTCCAGGGTGCACAGCCTGGGCCTGTGCTTGACTGGATGCAAAGGGTCAAAATTGCTATTGAGGCTGCAAAAGGTATAGAATATCTGCACGAAAAGGTTCAGCCCTCAATCATCCATCGGGACATCAGATCAAGCAATGTACTGCTGTTTGAGGATTTCAAGGCAAAAATTGCGGACTTCAATCTTTTGAACCAAGCACCAGATATGGCAGCTCGCCTCCATTCAACTCGTGTATTGGGAACTTTTGGATATCATGCACCAGA ATATGCTATGACTGGCCAGCTGACACAGAAAAGTGATGTCTACAGCTTTGGTGTAGTCCTTTTAGAACTTTTGACTGGTAGGAAACCAGTAGATCACACAATGCCTCGGGGACAACAAAGTTTAGTCACTTGG GTGCTCTATGTATCAACTGGTGTAATTGAAGCAGAAAATGTAGAAAAAATTGGGGAGTGA